The Seriola aureovittata isolate HTS-2021-v1 ecotype China chromosome 3, ASM2101889v1, whole genome shotgun sequence genome includes a region encoding these proteins:
- the LOC130166326 gene encoding butyrophilin-like protein 10, translating to MDVTVLILVLISSHVVAAQHRVKCPTETTQAEEGDDVTLRFDLDPRVNLLDYTLYVTRTDLDEVVHVYRSGKDLTDPQMERYRHRTTLIHEDLSRGIITLQISSVQLKDSGPYKCLVLLNASSTGCTTALNVVKKVQHNKTKTDDVMTSTSPPNPAAETVNVGAVVGGVLGAVVLGFLCALIGVLVKRGIIKVCKKTRGAAAAAAVEAVVMLRHKATGGGDDLHGGGAERGTS from the exons cacAGCATCGTGTCAAGTGTCCGACTGAGACGACCCAGGCAGAAGAAGGTGATGATGTTACACTTAGGTTTGATCTGGATCCCCGGGTCAACTTGTTGGATTATACACTGTACGTTACAAGAACCGACCTCGACGAGGTCGTCCACGTCTATCGAAGTGGAAAGGACCTCACTGATCCACAGATGGAGCgatacagacacagaacaacTCTCATCCATGAAGACCTGAGCAGAGGAATCATCACACTGCAGATCTCCTCAGTTCAGCTGAAGGACAGTGGACCGTACAAATGTCTTGTCCTATTGAACGCTAGTTCTACTGGTTGTACCACTGCCCTTAATGTTG tgaaaaaagtcCAACACAACAAGACGAAgacagatgatgtcatgaccagcACCTCGCCACCAAACCCTG CTGCTGAGACGGTGAATGTTGGTGCCGTTGTTGGTGGAGTTCTCGGTGCTGTTGTTCTTGGTTTTCTCTGCGCTCTTATCGGAGTTCTGGTGAAACGTGGAATCATCA AGGTTTGCAAGAAGACGCGCggggcggcggcggcggcggcagtcGAGGCAGTCGTGATGCTGAGGCACAAAGCGACAGGCGGGGGTGACGACCTGCACGGCGGCGGCGCTGAGAGGGGAACCAGCTGA